The DNA region TGAAAGTGCGACGCTCCTCGATAAGGCGCTACGCTCGCTAGCACCGGAACGCGGAACCCGTCTGTGGGAGTTGGTCAGCAAAGCCGTGAAACTCGCGCAACAGCAGGCGCCAGCGTCGTCCTGACGGATGAGGATCCCTACCTGTGTCCTCGCTTCCAGAGATGGCCAACGACAAGGATGGCTCCCTACTGGTACAGATTCCGACCGGCGCGTTTCTCATGGGGAGTAACATCGGGTTTCCCCAAGAACGACCAGTGCACCGAGTTGCAGTCGATAGTTTCTGGATCGGTAAACATCCTGTTACTAATACCCAATACGAACAGTTCGTGAAGGAGACTGGTCACCGGGTTCCGTATATCGATGATCCACGAGCCACCGACGATAACTGGGATGTGCAACGACGGACATGGCCGTCTGGACGCGCGCAACATCCTGTGGTCCTCGTGAGTTGGCACGATGCCCAGGCGTACTGTGCCTGGGCCGGTGGTCGCTTGGCGACAGAAGCCGAGTGGGAATATGCAGCCCGTGGCGGCCTGGATGGCAGGTTGTATCCGTGGGGTGATGAGATCGATCCCAGTCGAGCGAACTATGATAACCGTGGCGGAACGACTCCTATCGGATCATACGCCCCAAATGCGTACGGACTCTACGATGTTGCTGGGAACGTGTGGGAATGGGTCGCTGATTGGTACGATGCGAAATACTACGCGACTTCACCGTTGACCAATCCGACGGGCCCCTTGCACGGAACCACGCGTGTTCTTCGTGGCGGGGCGTGGCTTCTCTTCCCACAATTTTGCCGTGTTGCGTATCGATTTCGTGAAGGACCGGACTTCCGTTTCAACCTTATTGGTTTTCGTCTCGCCCGCTCAGTATGATCCTTCTCCTTTGGTCTGGAGGTCCCCGCGGTCTCATTCTTGCTAACATTATGAAGTGCGTGAGGTAAGAAGAGCAGGAACGGCCAGCGCGATACTTTGGGCCCGGATTTCTTGAGCTTTTGCATACACTCCGTGGCCTCAGTAGCGCTTTCGTGGGTGGTGGAGCGTTAAAATTCTGCCGAAATGTCAGTTTTTTGACGGAAATATGGATGTGGGGGATATATGGGAGTAGCGAGCGCGCGCGAGAAGGTGCAGATGTCTGGCGAGCCAAGCAAGGTGACGGCACGAGACCCTAGTGCCTCAAGAAGGGTGTTGTTTTGGGAAACAGACAACGCCACTGCTGTTGGCCTACAACAGCTCCACACTGAATGTCCGGAGTGTGCGAAATCTCACCAACAGCAAGAAGGGTTTCGTCGGATCGGACATTTTCTCAGTGCAACGATTGATGCATTAGTGGCTCACATCGTTGTGCTTGATAGCACGGGAGCCATTGTCGCTGCCAATGCGGCCTGGCGTCGGTTTGCCCGGGAGAACCACGGCGACGAAAGCGCTTGCGGTGTCGGTGTTAATTACCTTGCCGTGTGTACGAGAGCAGCTGAAGATGGAGTTGTCGAAGCAGGTGCTGTTGCTCTGGGGATTCGTCAAGTGCTGGCACGACAGCAAAAAGAATTTACCCTGACCTATGCCTGTCATGGCTCTGCGCAAGAGCGATGGTTTACCCTCCGAGTCTCTGGTTTTGAGCACGACGGAGCCACCTGGGCAGTGGTGGCGCATGAAGATGTGACTGCACTCCAGAGACGAGAACAAGTTGTTCGGCAGCGAGAAGAATGGTTCCGTTCACTCAGCACGGCGTCTCCTATTGGTATCTTTCAGACCAATGCCGCAGGGCTCTACGTGTATACCAACCCGCGGTGGCAAGAAATCTATGGACTCACGCTAGCAGAAAGTCAG from Deltaproteobacteria bacterium includes:
- a CDS encoding formylglycine-generating enzyme family protein is translated as MANDKDGSLLVQIPTGAFLMGSNIGFPQERPVHRVAVDSFWIGKHPVTNTQYEQFVKETGHRVPYIDDPRATDDNWDVQRRTWPSGRAQHPVVLVSWHDAQAYCAWAGGRLATEAEWEYAARGGLDGRLYPWGDEIDPSRANYDNRGGTTPIGSYAPNAYGLYDVAGNVWEWVADWYDAKYYATSPLTNPTGPLHGTTRVLRGGAWLLFPQFCRVAYRFREGPDFRFNLIGFRLARSV